In a genomic window of Nocardia fluminea:
- a CDS encoding aminotransferase family protein, which produces MNALWHGFADMGAVDRDGAFVVARGEGAYVFDTAGNRYLDATAGLWFANVGHGRGEIADAVADQLRTIAHYSNFGDITEAPTRELAEKLSSIAPVPGSKIFFTSGGSDSVETAAKLARRYWHELGRPDKKILVGRRLAYHGMHYASTALGGLAPNKEGYGVLVDDTRTVEWNDAKSLLALIEEVGAERIAAFFCEPIIGAGGVYLPPEGYLAEVRQICLDHDILFVADEVVTGFGRIGGSWFASTRFDLRPDLVTTAKGLTSGYVPMGAVFIAPHLAEPFYAGGTWFRHGYTYGGHAGAAAAALANLAIVEREGLLEEAARLESTLHVALAPLAEHPRVAEVRSGLGAVAAVQLADPSEGPALVKTLREHGISGRAAGAGAMQISPSFVMTDAQVAELADGFARALG; this is translated from the coding sequence ATGAATGCGCTCTGGCATGGATTCGCCGATATGGGTGCCGTCGATCGTGACGGCGCGTTCGTTGTCGCTCGCGGCGAGGGCGCCTACGTCTTCGACACCGCGGGCAACCGGTATCTCGACGCCACCGCCGGGCTGTGGTTCGCCAATGTCGGGCACGGTCGCGGCGAGATCGCCGACGCGGTCGCCGATCAGTTGCGCACCATCGCGCACTACTCCAACTTCGGCGACATCACCGAGGCGCCCACCCGGGAGCTCGCCGAGAAACTCTCGTCGATCGCCCCCGTTCCGGGCAGCAAGATCTTCTTCACCTCCGGCGGTTCCGACTCGGTGGAGACCGCGGCGAAACTGGCTCGCCGCTACTGGCACGAGCTGGGCCGCCCCGACAAGAAGATCCTGGTCGGTCGCCGGCTGGCCTATCACGGCATGCATTACGCGAGCACCGCGCTCGGCGGGCTGGCGCCGAACAAGGAGGGCTACGGGGTGCTGGTGGACGACACCCGCACCGTCGAATGGAACGACGCGAAGTCCCTGCTCGCCCTGATCGAAGAGGTCGGCGCCGAGCGGATCGCCGCGTTCTTCTGCGAACCGATCATCGGCGCCGGCGGGGTGTACCTGCCGCCCGAGGGCTACCTGGCCGAGGTCCGCCAGATCTGCCTCGACCACGACATCCTGTTCGTCGCCGACGAGGTCGTCACCGGGTTCGGCCGGATCGGCGGTTCCTGGTTCGCCTCCACCCGCTTCGACCTGCGCCCCGACCTGGTGACCACCGCCAAGGGCCTCACCTCCGGCTACGTCCCCATGGGCGCGGTCTTCATCGCCCCGCACCTGGCCGAACCCTTCTACGCGGGCGGCACCTGGTTCCGCCACGGCTACACCTACGGCGGCCACGCCGGTGCCGCCGCCGCGGCCCTGGCCAATCTCGCCATCGTCGAACGCGAAGGTCTGCTCGAGGAGGCCGCCCGCCTCGAATCCACCTTGCACGTCGCGTTGGCGCCGCTGGCCGAGCACCCCCGCGTCGCTGAAGTCCGCAGCGGCCTCGGCGCAGTCGCGGCTGTGCAGCTCGCCGACCCGTCGGAGGGTCCCGCGTTGGTGAAAACCTTGCGTGAACACGGCATCTCGGGTCGCGCCGCCGGAGCGGGGGCCATGCAGATCTCGCCGTCGTTCGTCATGACCGACGCCCAGGTCGCCGAACTCGCCGACGGATTCGCCCGCGCCCTGGGCTGA
- a CDS encoding Pr6Pr family membrane protein yields MSAAVRTAWWIRAYRLGFGVLGVVVLLWIPLRNIDSATFSLTNYLSYFTIESNILGVIVLLIGGLVAPQGRGWQLFRGAVTLYMLITMVVYAVLLSRIDVMLNDKWINDVMHRYLPLLLVLDWMFVAMAQRLRPSPALIGQWLIFPLVYGVYSLIRGPIVDWYPYPFIDPTVQGYLSMAIGLVVLTLVFAVLAVAMASLGDVPAWWRERKAQA; encoded by the coding sequence ATGAGCGCAGCGGTGCGAACGGCGTGGTGGATCAGGGCCTATCGGCTCGGTTTCGGAGTGCTCGGGGTTGTCGTACTGCTGTGGATCCCGCTGCGCAACATCGACTCGGCGACCTTCTCGCTCACGAACTATCTGAGCTACTTCACCATCGAGTCCAACATTCTGGGCGTGATCGTGCTGCTCATCGGCGGTCTGGTCGCACCCCAGGGCCGTGGCTGGCAGCTGTTCCGCGGCGCCGTCACGCTCTACATGCTCATCACGATGGTCGTGTACGCGGTGCTGCTGTCGCGGATCGACGTGATGCTCAACGACAAGTGGATCAACGACGTCATGCACCGCTACCTGCCGTTGCTCCTGGTGCTGGACTGGATGTTCGTCGCGATGGCGCAGCGGCTGCGGCCCAGTCCGGCCCTGATCGGGCAGTGGTTGATCTTCCCGCTCGTCTACGGCGTCTACAGCCTGATCCGCGGACCGATCGTCGACTGGTACCCCTACCCGTTCATCGACCCCACCGTGCAGGGCTATCTGTCGATGGCGATCGGACTGGTCGTACTCACCCTGGTGTTCGCGGTTCTGGCGGTAGCCATGGCGTCACTGGGTGACGTGCCCGCGTGGTGGCGCGAGCGCAAGGCGCAGGCCTGA